In Synechococcus sp. PCC 6312, one genomic interval encodes:
- a CDS encoding agmatinase family protein, whose amino-acid sequence MTSSSSESPLFNRPTEAQQALEKERHLPLTGWQQEVSQGLAFGLEAADSIKDRTISTFSRGELPHFAGINTFLKAPYLEDVRQVGNYDVAIVGVPHDSGTTYRPGTRFGPQGIRRISALYTPYNFEFGVDLREQITLCDVGDIFTIPANNEKSFDQISKGIAHIFASGAFPIILGGDHSIGFPTVRGVCRHLGDKKLGIIHFDRHVDTQETDLDERMHTCPWFHATNMANAPAKNLVQLGIGGWQVPRQGVKVCRERATNILTVTDITEMGLDAAADFALERALDGTDCVWISFDIDCIDAGFVPGTGWPEPGGLLPREALYLLGKIIRNAPVCGMEVVEVSPPYDISDMTSLIATRVICDAMAHLVISGQLPRTTKPDYIHPEANMGVDQPWV is encoded by the coding sequence ATGACTTCTTCGAGTAGCGAATCTCCCCTGTTTAATCGCCCAACCGAGGCTCAACAGGCCCTAGAAAAAGAACGACATTTACCCCTGACCGGTTGGCAGCAGGAAGTATCCCAGGGGTTAGCGTTTGGCCTGGAAGCCGCAGACAGTATTAAAGACCGCACCATTTCCACGTTTTCTCGGGGGGAATTACCCCATTTCGCTGGCATCAATACCTTTCTCAAAGCCCCCTACCTAGAAGATGTCCGGCAAGTGGGGAATTACGATGTGGCGATTGTCGGTGTCCCGCACGATTCTGGCACCACCTATCGGCCAGGAACACGGTTTGGCCCCCAAGGGATTCGCCGGATTTCGGCCCTTTATACGCCCTACAACTTTGAATTTGGGGTTGACCTGCGGGAGCAAATTACCCTCTGTGATGTCGGCGATATTTTTACAATTCCGGCCAATAATGAAAAATCCTTTGACCAAATTTCTAAAGGCATTGCCCATATTTTTGCCTCTGGGGCGTTTCCGATCATTTTGGGCGGCGATCACTCGATTGGCTTTCCCACGGTGCGCGGAGTCTGTCGGCATTTAGGTGATAAAAAGCTTGGCATCATTCACTTTGACCGCCATGTGGACACCCAAGAAACCGACTTAGATGAACGGATGCACACCTGTCCTTGGTTCCATGCCACCAATATGGCCAATGCTCCGGCCAAAAATCTGGTGCAGTTGGGAATTGGGGGGTGGCAAGTGCCGCGGCAAGGCGTAAAAGTCTGTCGAGAGCGAGCAACGAATATCCTGACGGTGACTGATATTACCGAAATGGGCCTGGATGCCGCCGCCGATTTTGCCTTGGAACGGGCTTTAGATGGCACGGATTGCGTCTGGATTAGCTTTGATATTGATTGCATTGATGCGGGTTTTGTCCCTGGGACGGGCTGGCCGGAGCCAGGTGGGTTGTTGCCCAGAGAAGCCCTGTATTTGCTGGGTAAAATTATTCGCAATGCGCCAGTTTGTGGAATGGAAGTGGTGGAAGTTTCCCCCCCCTATGACATTAGTGATATGACCTCCTTGATAGCGACGCGGGTGATTTGTGATGCCATGGCCCATTTGGTGATTTCTGGTCAGTTACCCCGGACTACCAAACCCGACTACATTCATCCAGAAGCTAATATGGGCGTGGATCAGCCTTGGGTTTAG
- a CDS encoding pentapeptide repeat-containing protein, with the protein MADPEHLALLQYGVKAWQAWRARCPQVIPNLSQANLQGLDLRGFDFSQAQLQRTKFNQAKLTDCNFQAANLNQASLYRANLQQANLSEARLTGAYFLGANLTETNLTKADICLGDLREVIAVGADFSWATLTQCDGRNGNFDHADFSQAQAPQANFSHARLLHVHLNYGNFNQAILHQTELSQAQLFRCNFYCADLTAASLTSAYGAETIFVKANLTAANLSWGYWGKANFSEANLMNTNLASAKLRGANFNRAILTTAKFSQARPQP; encoded by the coding sequence ATGGCCGATCCAGAACACCTGGCCCTACTCCAATATGGGGTTAAGGCTTGGCAGGCCTGGCGGGCCCGTTGTCCTCAAGTGATTCCCAATTTATCCCAGGCCAACCTCCAAGGGCTGGATTTGCGAGGGTTTGACTTTTCCCAGGCCCAGCTACAGCGAACAAAATTTAACCAGGCCAAGTTAACCGACTGTAATTTTCAGGCAGCCAACCTCAACCAGGCCAGTCTCTATCGGGCCAACCTCCAACAGGCCAACCTGAGTGAAGCCAGACTGACAGGGGCCTATTTCCTCGGAGCTAATTTAACCGAAACCAACCTCACCAAAGCCGATATATGCCTGGGGGATTTACGGGAGGTGATCGCTGTAGGAGCAGATTTTAGTTGGGCCACCTTAACCCAATGTGATGGCCGCAATGGCAATTTTGATCACGCGGATTTTAGCCAGGCCCAGGCTCCCCAGGCCAACTTTAGTCACGCTCGGTTACTCCATGTCCACCTGAATTATGGGAACTTTAACCAGGCCATCTTGCACCAAACCGAATTGAGCCAGGCCCAACTTTTTCGCTGTAATTTTTACTGTGCTGATTTAACCGCAGCTTCATTGACCAGTGCCTACGGCGCAGAAACAATTTTCGTCAAGGCTAATTTAACAGCAGCAAATTTATCTTGGGGCTATTGGGGTAAGGCTAATTTCTCGGAAGCTAATTTAATGAATACAAACCTGGCCTCGGCCAAACTCCGCGGTGCTAATTTCAACCGGGCCATCTTAACAACGGCTAAGTTCTCCCAGGCCAGGCCCCAGCCATAA
- a CDS encoding Uma2 family endonuclease has protein sequence MKQPIYPDETVVTVDYPEDDGKPMAEGDSQCDYLTYARQVLRAFFAKRDDVYVAGNLFIYYEQGNPEAVVAPDTFVIFGVSPENRRSYKVWEEGGHCPSFVLEITSKSTVSQDMGAKKGIYAYLGVQEYFLFDPTSDYLSPPLQGWVLDQANYFPIVADPLAKGYSLRSQVLGLELHWDETEFRFL, from the coding sequence GTGAAGCAGCCAATTTACCCCGATGAAACAGTTGTAACCGTTGACTACCCCGAGGATGACGGTAAACCCATGGCTGAAGGTGATTCTCAATGTGACTATCTAACCTATGCTCGCCAGGTTCTGCGTGCTTTTTTTGCTAAAAGAGATGATGTTTATGTCGCTGGAAATCTCTTTATTTACTACGAGCAGGGCAACCCAGAAGCGGTAGTGGCTCCCGATACGTTTGTCATTTTTGGGGTCTCTCCAGAAAATCGGCGTTCTTACAAGGTGTGGGAAGAAGGTGGCCATTGCCCCAGTTTTGTCCTAGAAATTACGTCCAAATCCACCGTTAGCCAAGACATGGGGGCGAAAAAGGGAATCTACGCTTATTTGGGAGTGCAGGAGTATTTCTTATTTGATCCCACATCCGATTATTTGTCGCCGCCGTTGCAAGGTTGGGTGTTAGACCAGGCCAATTATTTTCCGATTGTGGCCGATCCCCTTGCCAAGGGTTATAGCTTAAGGAGTCAAGTCCTTGGCCTGGAGTTGCATTGGGATGAGACAGAGTTTCGTTTTTTATGA